A single Cannabis sativa cultivar Pink pepper isolate KNU-18-1 chromosome 7, ASM2916894v1, whole genome shotgun sequence DNA region contains:
- the LOC115698064 gene encoding transcription factor SCREAM2, producing MSGSSSRNEKRALHERLQRLRAITNSTAIQKASIIVDASKYISELKQKVAILNQEIGSNSSISSIHQNHLPVEVGVESIEKGFVINVLSEQNCPGLLVSILEAFENLGLDVLDARVSCTHNFQLQAIGGESDDSIDAQMVKQAVLQAIQNWSDDQD from the exons atgAGTGGTAGCTCTTCGAGAAATGAAAAGAGAGCTTTGCATGAGAGATTGCAGCGACTTCGAGCCATCACCAACTCCACCGCT ATTCAGAAAGCTTCGATTATAGTTGATGCGTCAAAATATATTTCGGAGTTGAAGCAAAAGGTGGCAATATTGAACCAAGAAATTGGCTCTAATTCCTCAATCTCATCAATTCATCAAAATCACTTGCCTGTG GAGGTTGGAGTGGAAAGCATTGAAAAGGGTTTTGTTATAAATGTGTTATCAGAGCAGAATTGCCCTGGTTTGCTTGTCTCCATACTTGAAGCCTTTGAAAACTTAGGGCTTGATGTTCTTGATGCTAGGGTTTCTTGTACTCACAATTTTCAACTCCAAGCTATTGGAGGAGAA AGTGACGATAGCATTGATGCTCAAATGGTGAAACAAGCAGTTTTACAAGCAATTCAGAATTGGAGTGATGACCaagattaa